A genomic stretch from Sulfurimonas sediminis includes:
- a CDS encoding putative glycoside hydrolase, translating to MKKILCLCAFLSTFTYASFKGNIVDEKTLQPVNSAFISDSKNSVRSDENGSFFIASKENRYHIKAYGYRPYTFTSDTNTTTLKLEPIHVKALYLTFWGASNNSGTLKKILRLIEKTEANAVVVDVKNEYGSTQFWTGFKQANEYGAYKQRTNRDIKKFIKTMKERHIYTIARIVTFKDELQASHNIDYAIKKNTKIWRNHDNMAWVDPFDKRAHNYAISIAEEAAKVGYDEINFDYIRFPAKKGLQFCQQSTQPSRIKAIEGFLKEAQKRLKKYGVFISVDTYGNICWAKDDNGIGQTVTSLADYADYLCPMLYPSGFSSGSFYFKYPAKHPYEVVYRSIKKIQDRIPSNRVRPWLQYFKDYTSSRKAYKREEIQAQIKAAEDIGANGWMLWSPSSKYHQEYLQR from the coding sequence TTGAAAAAAATACTGTGTTTGTGTGCCTTTCTTTCAACTTTTACCTACGCTTCTTTTAAAGGAAATATTGTTGATGAAAAAACTCTGCAGCCTGTAAATTCTGCTTTTATCAGTGACTCAAAAAACAGTGTCAGAAGTGATGAAAACGGTTCGTTTTTTATAGCTTCAAAAGAAAACAGATACCATATCAAAGCCTATGGATACAGGCCTTACACGTTTACATCTGATACAAACACAACAACACTAAAACTTGAACCCATTCATGTAAAAGCACTCTACTTAACCTTTTGGGGTGCCAGCAACAACTCCGGTACGTTAAAAAAAATACTGCGCCTCATAGAGAAGACCGAGGCAAATGCCGTGGTGGTAGATGTTAAAAACGAATACGGTTCTACACAGTTTTGGACTGGATTTAAGCAGGCCAACGAGTATGGTGCTTACAAGCAGCGTACGAACCGAGATATTAAAAAATTTATAAAGACTATGAAAGAGCGGCATATCTATACCATTGCCAGAATTGTCACCTTTAAAGATGAACTGCAGGCTTCTCACAATATTGACTATGCCATCAAAAAAAATACAAAAATATGGAGAAATCATGACAATATGGCCTGGGTGGATCCTTTTGACAAACGTGCGCACAATTATGCCATATCTATTGCCGAAGAAGCCGCAAAAGTCGGCTATGATGAAATCAACTTTGATTATATCCGTTTTCCTGCAAAAAAAGGTTTGCAGTTTTGTCAACAAAGCACACAGCCAAGCCGGATAAAAGCAATAGAGGGATTTTTGAAAGAGGCACAGAAAAGATTAAAAAAATACGGTGTTTTTATCTCTGTTGACACCTACGGAAATATTTGCTGGGCAAAAGATGACAACGGCATAGGACAGACGGTTACATCGCTGGCAGATTACGCAGATTATTTATGCCCGATGCTTTACCCTTCAGGCTTTTCAAGCGGCTCTTTTTATTTTAAATATCCGGCGAAACACCCCTATGAGGTTGTATATCGAAGCATAAAAAAGATTCAAGACAGGATTCCGAGCAACAGAGTCCGCCCATGGCTGCAGTATTTTAAAGACTATACATCTTCAAGAAAAGCGTATAAGAGAGAAGAGATACAGGCACAAATCAAAGCTGCAGAGGACATAGGAGCAAACGGATGGATGCTCTGGTCGCCTTCAAGCAAGTATCATCAGGAGTATTTACAAAGATAG
- a CDS encoding response regulator: protein MKNSLKIYNTLNILCVDDDKNVIEIYTSLFGMFFKNVYTAYDGMEGFELFQKESIDIVLTDYSMPLMTGLQMTQKIREVDPSIPVILLTGLENLEILRNAIDLHITGFIKKPISSQSIFSTLEFVAKSVLADRLLMQIQQQKLCYSNYQETLTYQKETTIIKNDLQENKKFLHFTCEVFYQPKDILSGDSYIIKKISDDEYFMFLVDGMGKGISAAVTAMLCSASANNITNQMIKNKNFSLTQLIKQLLEFIAPNLLEEEVVCATFLYFSSEERLEYAMFSMPAILCIKDDSNDVIKIKSNNPPLASYTKSVNTTILDTNKISRMLVFSDGLNENSVRNSSEFYGKYLGKDFKEAKDINELEAKRKKQVFEQEDDITYMFIQREELSDI, encoded by the coding sequence ATGAAAAACAGTCTAAAAATTTACAATACTTTAAATATACTTTGTGTCGATGATGATAAAAATGTTATAGAAATATATACTTCTCTTTTTGGTATGTTTTTTAAAAATGTTTATACCGCCTATGATGGTATGGAGGGATTTGAACTCTTCCAAAAAGAGTCTATAGATATTGTGTTGACAGATTATTCCATGCCGCTGATGACCGGTTTGCAAATGACACAGAAAATCAGAGAAGTGGATCCGAGCATCCCTGTTATTTTACTCACCGGATTGGAAAACCTGGAAATACTGAGAAATGCAATTGACTTGCATATTACAGGCTTTATAAAAAAACCCATTTCCTCACAGTCAATTTTTTCTACTTTGGAGTTTGTCGCAAAATCGGTATTGGCGGACAGACTACTCATGCAGATACAACAGCAAAAACTCTGTTACTCTAACTATCAGGAAACTTTAACCTATCAAAAAGAGACAACAATTATAAAAAATGACCTGCAGGAAAATAAAAAATTTTTACACTTTACATGTGAAGTTTTTTATCAGCCAAAAGATATTTTAAGCGGGGACAGTTATATCATAAAAAAGATTTCAGATGATGAATATTTTATGTTTTTGGTTGACGGTATGGGCAAAGGAATATCAGCAGCTGTTACAGCCATGCTATGCAGTGCATCTGCGAACAACATAACAAATCAAATGATAAAAAACAAAAATTTTTCTTTAACACAGCTCATAAAACAGCTTTTGGAGTTTATCGCGCCGAATTTGCTTGAAGAAGAGGTTGTCTGTGCTACTTTTCTCTATTTTAGCAGTGAAGAGAGACTGGAATATGCTATGTTTTCCATGCCTGCGATCTTATGTATAAAAGATGACAGTAACGATGTTATAAAAATAAAATCGAATAATCCTCCTTTGGCAAGCTATACAAAAAGTGTCAATACTACAATCCTTGATACAAACAAAATATCCAGGATGCTTGTTTTTAGTGACGGACTCAATGAAAACTCCGTCAGGAATTCTTCGGAATTTTACGGTAAGTACCTTGGAAAAGATTTTAAAGAAGCTAAAGACATTAATGAGCTTGAAGCCAAAAGAAAAAAACAGGTGTTTGAGCAGGAGGATGATATAACTTACATGTTTATACAAAGAGAGGAGCTATCTGACATTTAG
- the ybeY gene encoding rRNA maturation RNase YbeY: MIDIDNKTSFEVNNTLLQKIAASMTDKDIELVITANDEIRQINKEYRNIDKPTDVLSFPYEEMPMSPLGSIVISYDFVREKATEFKHTQEDEFTLLFIHGLLHLLGYDHETDNGQMRKEEERLINAFHLPKSLIVRTQG, from the coding sequence ATGATAGATATTGACAACAAGACTTCTTTTGAAGTAAACAACACACTGCTCCAAAAAATTGCTGCAAGTATGACAGATAAAGATATAGAACTTGTCATTACTGCAAATGATGAGATACGGCAAATAAATAAAGAGTATAGAAATATAGACAAACCAACCGATGTACTCAGTTTTCCCTATGAGGAGATGCCTATGAGTCCACTTGGAAGCATAGTTATCTCTTATGATTTTGTACGTGAAAAAGCTACAGAGTTCAAGCATACACAAGAAGATGAATTTACACTCCTTTTTATACACGGACTTTTACATCTCCTTGGATATGATCATGAAACAGATAATGGTCAAATGCGAAAAGAAGAAGAGCGGCTTATCAATGCCTTTCATCTTCCCAAAAGCCTTATAGTAAGAACACAAGGATAA
- a CDS encoding calcium/sodium antiporter translates to MDYIIFIAAMAALIYGADFIIKESERIALHFNISHFVIGATLVAFGTSLPEMAASMVASAHGKSDMAVANVVGSVIFNITLVLGVVFMIAKSMNPDRDLFSKDSAWVIVPLVIFFIMTLDGKISRIDGALFLLMMVSYIIFLFSSNKEELEVEIDEDLVKEKFNWPRSVMLLGIGFVLTIGGANFVVESGTNIARSLHVSEWIIGLFLISLGTSLPELVVSLVAVKKGNAEMSIGNIIGSNVANFSMVLGGAALLNPLSVNLAATKFDMLILAAASIALLFVLANKLYNKAGGIFLLIILALFIQNSFA, encoded by the coding sequence ATGGATTATATTATTTTTATCGCGGCAATGGCTGCTTTGATTTACGGGGCTGATTTTATCATTAAAGAGTCAGAACGGATTGCCCTGCACTTTAACATTTCACACTTTGTCATCGGTGCGACTTTGGTGGCTTTTGGCACCTCTTTGCCGGAAATGGCAGCTTCTATGGTGGCATCGGCACACGGAAAAAGTGATATGGCCGTTGCCAATGTCGTCGGAAGTGTCATTTTTAATATCACTTTGGTACTGGGTGTTGTTTTTATGATAGCAAAATCCATGAACCCCGACAGAGATCTCTTCTCAAAAGACAGTGCCTGGGTTATTGTGCCATTGGTCATCTTTTTTATTATGACGCTCGATGGAAAGATCAGCCGCATTGACGGTGCTTTGTTTTTGCTTATGATGGTTTCATATATCATATTTCTATTTTCAAGCAACAAAGAAGAGCTTGAAGTTGAGATAGATGAAGATTTGGTAAAAGAAAAATTTAACTGGCCCAGAAGTGTCATGCTGCTGGGTATCGGTTTTGTTTTAACAATAGGAGGTGCCAATTTTGTTGTAGAGAGCGGTACAAATATAGCAAGAAGTTTACATGTAAGTGAGTGGATTATCGGTCTGTTTTTAATCTCTTTGGGTACTTCTTTGCCAGAGCTTGTCGTCTCTCTTGTCGCCGTAAAAAAAGGCAACGCCGAGATGAGCATCGGAAATATCATAGGTTCAAATGTAGCCAATTTTTCTATGGTTTTGGGCGGTGCGGCACTCTTGAATCCGTTGAGTGTAAATCTGGCAGCTACAAAATTTGACATGCTCATTCTTGCTGCGGCCTCCATAGCGCTTTTGTTTGTTTTGGCAAACAAGCTGTACAACAAAGCTGGCGGTATCTTTTTGCTTATAATTTTAGCACTGTTTATTCAAAACTCTTTTGCATAA
- a CDS encoding M48 family metallopeptidase, with protein MTRFLMHKTITCKELCATLIYAPKLKHSYIQVKHDSSIIIKTPYRQEKYAIEFFHEKESWIRKQLHKNSLHKPLHVNLEDEVLLFGEIYSIDSDEAHYLRKKLQRLQIANKTKVLSAYDNFYTHTAKEYLPQRVDSFAQIMQLEYKTLKFRKMKSRWGSCSSEKVITLNTQLIKVHKELIDYVIVHELAHLVHMNHSKDFHDLVAKYLPHAKALRKKLKNISLSL; from the coding sequence ATGACCCGATTCCTTATGCATAAAACCATTACATGTAAAGAGTTGTGTGCTACACTCATTTATGCACCAAAACTCAAACACAGTTATATACAGGTGAAGCATGATTCAAGCATTATTATAAAAACGCCATACAGGCAAGAAAAGTATGCGATAGAGTTTTTTCATGAAAAAGAGTCCTGGATCCGAAAACAGTTGCATAAAAATTCTTTGCACAAACCATTACATGTAAACCTGGAAGATGAAGTGCTGCTGTTTGGTGAAATTTACAGTATAGACAGTGATGAAGCACATTACCTGCGAAAAAAACTGCAGCGCTTGCAAATAGCAAACAAGACAAAAGTTTTGTCTGCATATGATAATTTTTATACACATACAGCCAAAGAGTATCTGCCCCAAAGAGTAGACTCTTTTGCCCAGATAATGCAACTGGAATATAAAACCTTGAAATTTAGAAAGATGAAAAGCCGGTGGGGAAGCTGTAGTTCTGAAAAAGTCATTACGTTAAACACCCAACTGATAAAAGTGCATAAAGAGCTGATAGATTATGTAATAGTCCACGAACTTGCACATCTTGTCCATATGAACCACTCAAAAGATTTTCATGACCTGGTTGCAAAATACCTGCCTCATGCAAAAGCACTCAGAAAAAAACTTAAAAACATTTCTCTATCTTTGTAA
- a CDS encoding TRAP transporter substrate-binding protein: MNRRDFLGTATLTSAAIALGGCNEGNHVAIDYSKHPQKHNDAVKNVHFNKNKKTVIKLATSWPAHFPIMGTGVEEFAQRLHTISGGSLEIKIYPKNVLVPALAVFDACSSGQIDAFHSGPYYWKGKNSAFSLYSGIPFGFTAEEVNSWMLYGDGMHLWREHYAKHNLYPFLGGNTNIQMGGWFRKPINSLADMQGLKMRIPGLGGEVFSRMGVNPVLLPAGEIYTSLERGVIDATEWVGPALDIKMGFYKVAPYYYSGWHEPGSVLELTFNKHTWNKLAGEHQSMIEVAASEMNANMATKFHHENIYALQKLKSLDVTLAQFPDDVTQAGKKALREVIHDLSSKNNDFAEVYSSIKAYLDLSKEWSDVSLGYFLNVR; encoded by the coding sequence ATGAATCGCAGAGATTTTCTAGGTACCGCAACACTCACTTCTGCAGCCATAGCACTCGGCGGCTGCAATGAAGGGAATCATGTTGCAATAGACTATTCCAAACATCCTCAAAAACACAATGATGCTGTGAAGAATGTTCATTTTAATAAAAACAAAAAAACAGTTATCAAACTGGCAACAAGCTGGCCCGCACATTTTCCTATAATGGGTACGGGTGTTGAAGAGTTTGCACAGCGTTTGCATACCATCAGCGGTGGCAGCTTGGAGATAAAAATCTATCCAAAAAATGTTCTTGTTCCCGCTCTGGCAGTTTTTGATGCCTGTTCAAGCGGACAGATTGATGCTTTTCATTCCGGTCCCTATTACTGGAAAGGAAAAAACTCCGCTTTTTCTCTTTACAGTGGCATTCCTTTTGGTTTTACCGCTGAAGAAGTAAACTCATGGATGCTTTATGGTGACGGTATGCATTTGTGGAGAGAACATTATGCAAAACACAATCTCTACCCGTTTTTAGGCGGAAATACAAATATTCAAATGGGCGGATGGTTCCGAAAACCTATAAACTCTTTGGCTGATATGCAGGGACTTAAAATGCGAATTCCCGGTCTTGGCGGAGAGGTTTTTTCACGCATGGGTGTCAATCCTGTTTTGTTGCCTGCGGGAGAAATTTACACTTCTTTAGAGCGCGGAGTCATTGATGCAACAGAGTGGGTGGGCCCTGCCCTTGATATTAAAATGGGATTTTATAAAGTTGCTCCTTATTACTATTCCGGCTGGCATGAACCGGGTTCTGTCCTTGAATTAACCTTCAATAAACATACATGGAACAAGCTTGCCGGCGAACATCAGTCTATGATTGAAGTGGCTGCAAGTGAAATGAATGCAAATATGGCAACGAAATTTCATCATGAGAATATCTACGCTTTGCAAAAGCTCAAAAGTTTAGATGTAACGCTTGCACAGTTTCCGGATGATGTAACCCAAGCCGGAAAAAAAGCACTCAGGGAAGTCATCCATGATCTCAGCAGCAAAAACAATGATTTTGCCGAAGTGTATTCTTCCATAAAAGCATACCTGGACCTTTCAAAAGAGTGGAGTGATGTGAGTCTTGGATATTTTCTAAATGTCAGATAG
- a CDS encoding YceI family protein: MKKIILALLLATASLYALEVQNTTIKFTAFKTYAKKGVSGVFDKIKINTSKADTVVALLKNATAEIETSSVNSGNKGRDAKLVTQFFNVQKVKKIEAKIIDVQKDILVLQLSMNSKTLNIPMSYTVSDNRVNAQGTIDLADFMMLKSLKSINKACYTLHKGKTWQDVNIYFTMQYK; the protein is encoded by the coding sequence ATGAAAAAGATTATATTGGCCCTACTCTTGGCTACAGCCTCACTCTATGCACTTGAAGTGCAAAACACAACGATTAAGTTTACTGCATTTAAAACATATGCGAAAAAAGGTGTCAGCGGAGTTTTTGACAAAATAAAAATCAATACAAGCAAAGCAGATACAGTAGTTGCTCTTTTGAAAAATGCCACAGCAGAGATAGAAACATCAAGTGTGAACAGTGGGAACAAAGGCAGAGATGCAAAACTTGTTACGCAGTTTTTTAATGTTCAAAAAGTCAAAAAAATAGAAGCAAAAATTATAGATGTGCAAAAAGATATACTTGTGTTACAGTTAAGTATGAACAGTAAAACCTTAAATATTCCAATGAGCTACACTGTTTCTGACAACAGAGTCAATGCACAAGGGACAATAGATTTGGCAGATTTCATGATGTTAAAGTCTTTGAAATCCATCAACAAGGCATGCTACACTCTACATAAGGGTAAGACATGGCAAGATGTAAACATATACTTTACAATGCAATATAAATAG
- the mrdA gene encoding penicillin-binding protein 2, producing MKIKFIIFVFVSIWLALIVRVFYLAVESNSYYSRLSMQNTIKHEQIAPVRGEIVDRYNRPVAINKLGFKIQIAPHLLLKKHKNEFNETLSFLLKALPDLDKEKIIKNYRKKDSYYNHNFIDVVHFIPYEKMMPVYSMLNLQKNIKVLPAPKRYYPYKNIAAHMIGYVSRANQKDIDKDPLLDLIGYTGKTGLEKYYNSYLQGTPGVKKIKVNANNQEVEELSYKSPDEEKKLKLTLDMELQKYISKLFKGKVGAVIVMNVDGSILAAGSYPNYDLNIFVSGMSYKMYDELSSSLDHPFTNKMTHGLYPPGSTIKPLLGLLYITTDLNEHWSVDCRSNLKLGGRTFRCWKKKGHRHTNITKAIRESCDDFFYKGSLVLGNKKMSAGLRRYGFGKKTGIDLPNEFIGVVPSREWKLRKYHKIWNIGETANMAIGQGDFLVTPIQIARETALMATGKLPTPHFVSLIGDKEYKSSYKNVLNKVELKKLPVIQKAMYQVCNSPHGTATNYLHVKVKIAGKTGTAQVIGIKQDILKRKKEHELSYYKRSHAWFTTYGPYKHPQYVVTVMVEHGGHGGHAAGSIVSDIYNRLLELGYIKKK from the coding sequence GAGCAGATAGCACCTGTAAGAGGAGAGATAGTAGACAGATACAATCGACCTGTAGCCATTAACAAACTTGGATTTAAAATTCAAATTGCACCTCATTTGCTTTTGAAAAAACATAAAAATGAATTTAATGAAACACTCTCTTTTTTACTCAAAGCACTGCCTGATTTAGACAAAGAAAAAATTATTAAAAACTACAGAAAAAAAGACTCCTACTATAACCACAATTTTATAGATGTTGTCCATTTCATACCCTATGAAAAAATGATGCCGGTGTATTCTATGCTAAACCTGCAAAAAAACATCAAAGTTCTTCCTGCACCCAAAAGATACTATCCGTATAAAAATATTGCGGCACACATGATAGGCTATGTTTCTCGTGCAAACCAGAAAGATATTGACAAAGACCCCCTGCTTGATCTCATAGGCTATACCGGAAAAACCGGCCTTGAAAAATACTATAATTCTTACCTGCAGGGTACACCGGGAGTAAAAAAGATAAAAGTCAATGCCAATAATCAGGAAGTGGAAGAGTTAAGTTATAAAAGTCCTGATGAGGAGAAAAAACTCAAACTCACGCTTGATATGGAGTTGCAAAAGTACATCTCAAAGCTTTTTAAAGGCAAGGTCGGTGCTGTAATTGTTATGAATGTTGACGGTTCCATTTTAGCTGCGGGCAGTTACCCAAATTATGACTTAAATATTTTTGTTTCCGGCATGTCTTATAAAATGTATGATGAACTCTCATCAAGCCTTGACCACCCTTTTACAAATAAAATGACACACGGTTTGTATCCGCCAGGCTCGACCATTAAACCTCTTTTAGGGCTTTTGTATATCACTACAGACTTGAATGAGCACTGGAGTGTTGACTGCCGTTCAAATCTAAAGTTAGGCGGAAGAACTTTTAGATGCTGGAAGAAAAAAGGGCACAGGCATACCAACATCACAAAAGCCATACGGGAGAGTTGTGATGATTTTTTCTATAAAGGAAGCCTTGTACTGGGCAATAAAAAAATGAGTGCCGGTTTAAGACGCTATGGTTTTGGTAAAAAAACAGGTATAGATTTACCCAATGAGTTTATAGGAGTGGTTCCCTCACGTGAATGGAAGCTTCGAAAATATCATAAAATATGGAATATAGGTGAAACGGCAAATATGGCAATCGGGCAGGGTGATTTTCTTGTGACGCCTATACAGATTGCCAGAGAAACAGCACTGATGGCAACCGGAAAACTGCCTACTCCGCATTTTGTCTCTTTGATTGGAGATAAAGAGTATAAAAGCAGCTACAAAAATGTACTGAACAAAGTGGAATTGAAAAAACTTCCTGTTATTCAAAAAGCGATGTATCAGGTATGTAATTCTCCTCACGGAACGGCCACGAATTATTTACACGTAAAAGTAAAAATAGCAGGAAAAACAGGGACAGCGCAGGTTATAGGCATAAAACAGGATATTTTAAAAAGAAAGAAAGAGCATGAACTCTCTTACTATAAAAGATCACATGCCTGGTTTACAACCTATGGGCCGTATAAACATCCCCAGTATGTTGTAACCGTTATGGTAGAGCACGGTGGGCACGGCGGGCATGCAGCTGGTTCTATTGTTTCTGACATATACAACAGGCTTTTAGAGCTTGGGTATATCAAGAAAAAATAA
- the queC gene encoding 7-cyano-7-deazaguanine synthase QueC, with protein sequence MKKENNTNKKAVCIMSGGMDSTLSAYMMKNQGYEVIAVHFNYDQRTQAKELACFENICESLHVKQKYILDLDFFKQLGASALTDTNIEVPTGGVEEGVPVTYVPFRNGIFLSMAAAIAEKEGAEVISIGVVEEDSSGYPDCREEYIQAMQKAINLGTKDDTKIEIKMPLVHLKKSQIVQEALHLDVPLELTWSCYKNEDKACGVCDSCRLRLNGFKKAGVNDPIPYA encoded by the coding sequence ATGAAAAAAGAAAATAACACAAATAAGAAAGCTGTTTGCATAATGAGCGGAGGGATGGATTCTACTTTAAGTGCCTATATGATGAAAAATCAAGGCTATGAAGTTATAGCAGTTCATTTTAATTATGACCAAAGAACACAGGCAAAAGAGCTTGCATGTTTTGAAAATATATGCGAAAGTTTACATGTAAAGCAAAAATATATTTTAGATTTGGACTTTTTTAAACAACTCGGTGCTTCTGCACTGACAGACACAAACATAGAAGTACCTACAGGCGGAGTAGAAGAGGGTGTTCCTGTAACTTATGTACCTTTTAGAAACGGTATATTTCTCTCTATGGCCGCAGCAATAGCTGAAAAAGAGGGCGCAGAGGTTATCAGCATAGGCGTTGTTGAAGAAGACAGCAGCGGGTATCCCGATTGCAGGGAAGAATATATACAGGCTATGCAAAAAGCAATTAATTTAGGTACAAAAGATGACACAAAGATAGAAATAAAAATGCCACTGGTGCATCTTAAAAAATCTCAAATCGTACAAGAAGCACTGCATTTAGACGTTCCTTTGGAGCTGACATGGAGTTGCTATAAAAACGAAGACAAGGCCTGCGGTGTATGTGACAGCTGCAGACTCCGGCTCAATGGTTTTAAAAAAGCAGGAGTGAATGACCCGATTCCTTATGCATAA
- the metG gene encoding methionine--tRNA ligase, whose translation MSKYITTPIYYVNGEAHIGHAYTTFIADTLARYERLKGEDTFFLTGTDEHGQKIEESAKKAGKPTQEFADEISATFKNLWDEFGISYDKFIRTTDEEHKKGVQKAFEVMYAKGDIYKDFYEGHYCVSCETFFPETQLIDSEFCPDCGRTTSVVKEESYFFRLSNYEDKLLEHYASHPDFIMPRSRANEVVNFVKGGLRDLSVTRTSFSWGVKMPKSIGDDKHVMYVWLDALLNYITALGYGSDEKLMNYWPADVHFVGKDILRFHAIYWPAFLMSLDLPLPKHIGAHGWWTRDGEKMSKSKGNVVSPKEVADAYGVENLRYFMLREVPFGQDGDFSQRAFIDRINSELSNDLGNLLNRIIGMSGKYSDFEIDSVDVEKYHSKEIEQMNLILDSLDVFLENLQPHRYLEELWKLFAIGNGVIQEYEPWVKMKNGQKDEALATVAVVANILAKAAVMLHPVMPNTTNIIADALSFEINTTSYKELILEKKLLKLFNIKKVPPLFPRIEEPLMQEAPKAEPVTATKKEQSSKKQTKETKKENDNLIEIGQFFETSLKVGTVVEAEEVPKSKKLLKLQIDLGEENLRQVVAGIKEFYSPDDLINTQVCVVANLKPAKLMGMISEGMLLAAKDEDGLCLIRPEKPKKSGTPIG comes from the coding sequence TTGAGTAAATACATAACAACACCTATATACTATGTCAACGGAGAGGCTCACATCGGGCATGCTTACACGACTTTCATTGCAGATACTCTGGCACGCTATGAGAGACTCAAAGGTGAAGATACTTTCTTTTTGACAGGAACAGATGAACACGGACAAAAGATAGAAGAGTCTGCAAAAAAAGCAGGAAAACCTACACAGGAATTTGCAGACGAAATCAGTGCGACTTTTAAGAATCTTTGGGATGAGTTTGGTATAAGTTATGATAAGTTTATACGAACAACTGATGAAGAACACAAAAAAGGTGTACAAAAAGCTTTTGAAGTGATGTATGCCAAAGGTGATATTTATAAGGACTTCTATGAAGGTCATTATTGTGTAAGTTGTGAAACTTTTTTTCCTGAAACACAGCTCATAGACAGTGAATTTTGCCCTGACTGCGGAAGAACGACAAGTGTGGTAAAGGAAGAGAGCTATTTTTTCAGACTTTCAAACTATGAAGACAAACTGCTCGAACATTATGCAAGTCATCCTGATTTCATTATGCCCCGCTCGCGTGCAAATGAAGTTGTAAACTTTGTAAAAGGCGGGCTTCGTGACCTTTCTGTAACACGTACATCGTTTAGCTGGGGGGTAAAAATGCCTAAAAGTATCGGGGATGACAAACATGTTATGTATGTTTGGCTTGACGCACTTTTAAACTATATCACAGCTCTTGGTTATGGTTCAGATGAAAAACTTATGAATTATTGGCCGGCTGATGTTCATTTTGTCGGCAAAGACATTCTTCGTTTTCATGCTATTTACTGGCCTGCATTTTTAATGAGTCTGGATCTTCCTCTTCCTAAGCATATTGGTGCGCATGGCTGGTGGACACGAGACGGTGAAAAAATGAGTAAGTCAAAAGGAAATGTTGTTTCGCCAAAAGAAGTTGCAGATGCCTATGGTGTAGAAAATCTCCGTTACTTTATGCTGAGAGAAGTTCCTTTTGGTCAAGACGGTGATTTTTCACAACGCGCTTTTATAGACCGTATAAATTCTGAACTCTCCAATGATCTTGGAAATTTGCTCAATCGTATCATAGGCATGAGTGGAAAATATTCTGATTTTGAAATAGACAGCGTAGATGTAGAAAAATACCATTCTAAAGAGATTGAGCAAATGAATCTGATTTTAGATTCTCTTGATGTGTTTTTAGAAAATTTGCAACCACACAGATACCTTGAAGAGCTGTGGAAACTGTTTGCAATAGGAAATGGTGTTATACAGGAGTATGAGCCATGGGTAAAAATGAAAAACGGACAAAAAGACGAAGCACTTGCGACTGTAGCTGTTGTTGCAAACATACTGGCAAAAGCAGCTGTAATGCTTCACCCTGTTATGCCAAATACAACAAATATCATAGCTGATGCACTCTCTTTTGAAATAAATACAACAAGTTATAAAGAGCTTATACTAGAGAAAAAACTGTTGAAATTATTTAATATTAAAAAAGTGCCGCCTCTTTTTCCTAGAATCGAAGAACCTTTGATGCAAGAAGCGCCAAAGGCAGAACCTGTGACAGCAACAAAAAAAGAACAAAGCTCTAAAAAACAAACAAAAGAGACGAAAAAAGAAAATGACAACCTTATTGAAATTGGTCAATTTTTTGAAACATCTCTAAAAGTCGGAACTGTTGTAGAAGCTGAGGAAGTACCAAAAAGTAAAAAGCTTTTAAAATTACAGATTGATTTAGGCGAAGAGAATTTGAGACAGGTTGTTGCCGGTATAAAAGAGTTTTATTCTCCTGATGATTTGATAAATACTCAAGTGTGTGTTGTAGCCAACCTCAAACCTGCCAAATTAATGGGAATGATAAGTGAGGGAATGCTTCTTGCTGCAAAAGATGAAGACGGTCTTTGTTTAATCAGACCTGAAAAACCTAAAAAATCAGGCACACCTATTGGATGA